In Tropicibacter oceani, the following proteins share a genomic window:
- the gspK gene encoding type II secretion system minor pseudopilin GspK: protein MTRDRGFVLVNALVLVAALASVAVLLLARSEAGQARLQSGLAADQLTLNLDAFDALAMTMLTQDSNGIDHPGEDWAKSIEPVDLAHGQVSGQLQDLQGRFNVNWIAIPGNTMADEAFDVLLFRLGIAPETGSKIRDFLNPGGPSDRSGWLQRDPPLAPPGGAILDIGQLFEIPGVSRVSLERLRPHITALPGMTQLNVNTATAEVLAAFFPEVPQAALARLMAARRQQPFPSATAFLTQIGLATPPDETDSDGGDGGGEAPTPTEAEEAARQRQAALEALISVGSDWFEVQASAQFRNQTAQRRTLLKRTGVPVVVDVAWRISNRP from the coding sequence ATGACAAGGGATCGCGGTTTCGTTCTGGTCAACGCGCTGGTCCTGGTGGCGGCGCTGGCCTCGGTTGCGGTTCTGTTGCTGGCCCGCTCCGAAGCGGGGCAGGCCCGGCTGCAAAGCGGGCTTGCGGCGGATCAGCTGACGCTGAACCTTGATGCCTTTGATGCGCTGGCGATGACGATGCTGACGCAGGACAGCAACGGCATCGACCATCCCGGCGAAGATTGGGCTAAATCCATCGAGCCGGTCGATCTGGCGCATGGGCAGGTGTCTGGCCAGTTGCAGGACCTGCAAGGGCGGTTCAACGTCAACTGGATCGCCATTCCCGGCAATACGATGGCGGACGAGGCCTTTGACGTGTTGCTGTTCCGCCTGGGGATTGCACCGGAAACCGGGTCGAAGATCCGCGACTTTCTGAACCCCGGCGGCCCTTCGGACAGGTCCGGATGGCTGCAACGCGATCCGCCCCTGGCGCCGCCGGGCGGGGCGATCCTGGATATTGGGCAGCTGTTCGAGATCCCCGGCGTCTCGCGCGTCAGTCTGGAGAGGTTGCGTCCCCATATCACCGCCTTGCCCGGCATGACCCAGTTGAACGTCAACACCGCCACGGCCGAGGTGCTGGCCGCCTTTTTCCCCGAGGTCCCCCAGGCGGCGCTGGCGCGGTTGATGGCGGCGCGGCGGCAACAGCCCTTTCCATCGGCCACCGCCTTCCTGACCCAGATCGGCCTGGCCACACCGCCCGACGAAACCGACAGCGATGGCGGCGATGGCGGAGGGGAGGCCCCCACCCCGACCGAAGCCGAAGAAGCCGCGCGGCAACGGCAAGCGGCGCTCGAGGCGTTGATATCGGTCGGCTCGGACTGGTTCGAGGTGCAGGCCAGTGCGCAGTTCCGGAATCAGACGGCGCAGCGCCGGACACTTTTGAAACGCACCGGGGTTCCGGTGGTGGTCGACGTCGCCTGGCGGATCAGCAATCGACCGTGA
- the gspM gene encoding type II secretion system protein GspM yields the protein MSRLLDFLLKLSPRERVLLGVTVGAVLPLGLVLGILMPLQAARMQAETAQAEAEALRDWVASRTAEAQGLTRAVPTRQADPIGLSGIEEGLIAANLRRDLSSIGTESGGVIALRFDNVDFVRLATWLSSSHPDWGYGLGTLRLEDIGIPSRVEARIELRPPQD from the coding sequence ATGAGCCGGCTTCTCGACTTCCTTCTGAAACTCAGCCCGCGCGAACGGGTTTTGCTGGGCGTGACGGTCGGCGCTGTGCTGCCGCTGGGCCTTGTCCTTGGCATTCTGATGCCGCTGCAAGCCGCCCGGATGCAGGCCGAAACCGCCCAGGCCGAGGCCGAGGCCCTGCGCGACTGGGTGGCCAGCCGCACCGCCGAAGCCCAGGGCCTGACCCGCGCGGTGCCGACCCGCCAAGCCGATCCCATCGGACTGAGCGGCATCGAAGAAGGGCTGATCGCCGCCAACCTGCGCCGCGATCTCAGCTCGATCGGGACGGAAAGCGGCGGCGTCATCGCCCTGCGCTTTGACAATGTTGATTTCGTCCGATTGGCAACCTGGCTGTCGTCGTCGCATCCCGACTGGGGCTATGGGCTGGGCACCCTGCGGCTGGAAGACATCGGCATTCCCAGCCGCGTCGAAGCCCGCATCGAACTGCGCCCCCCACAAGACTGA
- a CDS encoding prepilin-type N-terminal cleavage/methylation domain-containing protein, which produces MDPAIGPTSNPQEAGFTLIELLVSVAILSVLAVGASLAVSRGGNGGQSDLALFQTRHETMRQLAITGQQSRGLAITSRGLQPVIRRSDGWQEAGRLQPWRGRVLLSAEPAGPPGAPMPDIVFLATGQTNRFRIAFGASARCESDGWAGLTCSAG; this is translated from the coding sequence GTGGACCCTGCAATAGGCCCCACATCCAACCCGCAAGAGGCGGGCTTTACCCTGATCGAACTGCTGGTCAGCGTGGCGATCCTGTCGGTTCTGGCGGTGGGGGCCAGCCTTGCGGTATCGCGCGGGGGGAATGGCGGGCAAAGCGATCTGGCGTTGTTCCAGACGCGCCATGAAACCATGCGGCAACTGGCCATCACCGGACAGCAAAGCCGCGGTCTGGCGATCACCAGCCGGGGCCTTCAGCCGGTCATCCGCCGCAGCGACGGCTGGCAAGAGGCCGGCCGCCTGCAACCATGGCGCGGACGGGTTTTGCTGTCGGCCGAGCCTGCTGGCCCTCCGGGCGCGCCGATGCCCGACATCGTCTTTCTGGCCACCGGCCAGACGAACCGTTTTCGCATCGCCTTTGGCGCCTCGGCGCGCTGCGAAAGCGACGGCTGGGCGGGGCTGACATGTTCCGCCGGCTGA
- the gspL gene encoding type II secretion system protein GspL has translation MARPSTAQKDDDQIFVRQGADSIGARQIVLVPGGSVPLVALDLPDRLRGQAREQVARRKLADRLGLRPEQIAMRPFSVATRQARPEAWDRVLTAEKGWLDGLHALPGRAVLPDYLSLPTAPNLWTVQETQIAGHPQIMLRFGPQDGMTAQPALALAALRRALAKGPLPKAIYAPAGVPAGLGDLAAEFDVALAQTKTQLVALDIAPVVLGFGELSCDLRKNPMAARARLADRVLPWRWTALAGGLAAALWAAVQVVGLQRAEARTQELTAQTTALVQQHFTDGGAVLDARLQVSRALAQMQSQTAPTGDDRDPLDLIHSISGVLRGAQVTPELVEFRAEEGLRVIASLPDFAAADRLAAALRADGLTVDMREARTEDGEAGVRAEFAIGPNEAPPQ, from the coding sequence GTGGCACGACCATCCACAGCGCAGAAAGACGACGATCAGATCTTCGTCAGGCAGGGCGCGGACAGCATCGGCGCGCGGCAGATCGTGCTGGTGCCGGGCGGCTCTGTGCCGCTTGTCGCGCTGGATCTGCCCGACCGGTTGCGCGGCCAGGCCCGCGAACAGGTCGCCCGGCGCAAGCTGGCCGACCGGCTGGGGCTGCGTCCCGAACAGATTGCGATGCGCCCCTTTTCCGTTGCCACCCGGCAGGCCCGGCCCGAAGCATGGGACAGGGTGCTGACCGCCGAAAAGGGTTGGCTGGACGGGTTGCACGCCTTGCCCGGGCGCGCTGTCCTGCCTGACTATCTGTCGCTTCCGACCGCGCCGAACCTGTGGACGGTGCAGGAAACGCAGATCGCCGGGCATCCGCAGATCATGCTGCGCTTTGGCCCACAAGACGGGATGACAGCGCAGCCCGCCCTTGCCCTTGCCGCCCTGCGCCGCGCGCTGGCCAAGGGCCCCCTGCCCAAGGCGATTTATGCTCCGGCCGGTGTGCCCGCCGGGCTTGGCGACCTTGCGGCGGAATTCGATGTTGCCTTGGCGCAGACCAAAACGCAGCTTGTCGCGCTGGATATTGCCCCCGTCGTCCTGGGGTTTGGGGAACTGTCCTGCGATCTGCGCAAGAACCCCATGGCGGCGCGCGCACGGCTGGCCGACCGTGTGCTGCCCTGGCGCTGGACGGCGCTTGCCGGTGGGCTGGCCGCCGCGCTTTGGGCCGCGGTTCAGGTGGTCGGCCTGCAACGGGCCGAAGCCCGAACCCAGGAGTTGACGGCGCAGACCACCGCGTTGGTTCAGCAGCATTTCACCGATGGCGGCGCGGTTCTGGATGCCCGCCTGCAAGTCAGCCGTGCGCTTGCACAAATGCAAAGCCAGACCGCGCCAACCGGGGACGACCGCGACCCGCTGGACCTGATCCACAGCATCTCGGGGGTGTTGCGCGGCGCTCAGGTCACGCCCGAACTGGTCGAATTTCGCGCCGAGGAAGGCCTGCGGGTGATCGCATCCCTGCCCGATTTCGCCGCCGCCGACAGGCTGGCCGCCGCATTGCGCGCCGATGGCCTGACGGTCGACATGCGCGAAGCCCGGACCGAGGACGGCGAAGCCGGTGTGCGCGCCGAATTCGCCATCGGCCCCAACGAGGCCCCCCCGCAATGA
- a CDS encoding type II secretion system protein GspJ has translation MTRPGDDRGLSLIELVVAMAIFALVAIMGAQALTGMLRMRDGVTERARETAALAEATSLLRADLAAAVPVFFRPPDGSRQSAIDFRDGSLSLSVAGQPSLRAEAGSQALTRVEWRLQDGRLTRRVWPALYPARAASLGPEQLVYKGIEGLRLRSYVADIGWIEGTPLPGQDTAASFDEDRFVAPSSYSDNLPLAVEVTLQTRAFGDIPLLESFR, from the coding sequence ATGACCAGGCCAGGCGATGACCGCGGGCTCAGCCTGATCGAACTGGTGGTCGCCATGGCGATCTTTGCCCTTGTTGCGATCATGGGCGCGCAGGCCTTGACGGGCATGTTGCGGATGCGGGACGGCGTGACCGAACGCGCCCGTGAAACCGCCGCCCTGGCCGAGGCCACAAGCCTGCTGCGCGCCGATCTGGCCGCAGCGGTGCCGGTCTTTTTCAGGCCGCCGGACGGATCGCGGCAATCGGCGATCGACTTTCGCGACGGCAGCCTGAGCCTGTCGGTCGCCGGGCAGCCATCGCTGCGGGCAGAGGCCGGGTCGCAGGCGCTGACACGCGTGGAATGGCGTCTACAGGACGGGCGGTTGACACGCCGGGTCTGGCCCGCCCTTTACCCTGCGCGGGCGGCATCGCTGGGGCCGGAGCAGCTGGTTTACAAAGGGATCGAGGGGCTGCGCCTGCGCAGCTATGTCGCCGATATAGGCTGGATCGAAGGCACCCCCCTGCCCGGTCAGGACACCGCCGCCAGTTTTGACGAAGACCGTTTCGTCGCGCCGTCGTCCTATTCGGACAACCTGCCGCTGGCGGTCGAGGTGACGCTGCAAACCCGCGCCTTTGGCGACATCCCCCTGCTCGAGAGTTTCCGATGA
- a CDS encoding type IV pilus modification PilV family protein: MFRRLITRRAARGMTLVELAVAIFVLTIGSIAALRAADQSARVVGGEMPRLLARIAARNRAEELQLLAPFSGGLPGQVRLGDHVFTLTTTTERTAAGLTQTTITARSDSGEGAQLVVYIPRVNPR; encoded by the coding sequence ATGTTCCGCCGGCTGATCACCCGCCGCGCCGCGCGCGGCATGACACTGGTCGAACTGGCCGTGGCGATCTTTGTCCTGACCATCGGCAGCATTGCCGCCCTGCGTGCCGCCGACCAGTCCGCCCGCGTGGTTGGCGGGGAAATGCCCCGGCTTCTGGCGCGCATCGCGGCCCGCAACCGCGCCGAGGAATTGCAGCTGCTGGCGCCTTTTTCCGGCGGTCTGCCCGGGCAGGTCCGGCTGGGCGATCATGTATTTACCCTGACCACGACCACCGAACGGACCGCCGCCGGCCTGACCCAGACCACCATCACCGCGCGCTCTGACAGCGGCGAGGGCGCGCAGCTTGTCGTTTACATCCCGCGGGTGAACCCGCGATGA
- the gspG gene encoding type II secretion system major pseudopilin GspG, producing the protein MTTPHQSCTDNRARPQDDGFSLLELMVVVVILSILALVIVPRVIDRPDQARAARAQSDIAAIVSAVNLYRLDNYRYPTGAQGLSALVSKPTSDPVPANWATNGYMDRMPVDPWGQPYQYLEPGVHGEFDVFSYGADGAPGGTGADADIGSWTLQ; encoded by the coding sequence ATGACGACACCTCATCAATCTTGCACAGACAATCGCGCGCGGCCACAGGACGACGGGTTTTCCCTGCTCGAACTGATGGTCGTGGTGGTGATCCTTTCCATTCTTGCGCTGGTGATCGTGCCGCGGGTGATCGACCGCCCGGATCAGGCACGCGCGGCGCGGGCGCAGTCGGACATCGCCGCCATCGTCAGCGCGGTCAATTTGTATCGTCTGGACAACTACCGCTATCCCACCGGAGCGCAGGGGCTTTCGGCGCTGGTCAGCAAACCGACCAGCGACCCGGTTCCGGCCAACTGGGCGACCAACGGCTATATGGACCGGATGCCGGTGGACCCTTGGGGGCAGCCTTATCAATACCTCGAACCCGGCGTGCACGGCGAATTCGACGTCTTTTCCTATGGGGCAGACGGGGCGCCGGGAGGCACCGGCGCGGATGCGGACATCGGTTCGTGGACCCTGCAATAG